A window from Thunnus albacares chromosome 19, fThuAlb1.1, whole genome shotgun sequence encodes these proteins:
- the asb4 gene encoding ankyrin repeat and SOCS box protein 4 isoform X2: MELQRPSIVGMLDSFIITICAFFSNFFYAVWRALVSELGGLAEPHVERGPSLRVVMEELSPRQLAVKQLKQRFLKALQANNTEEVLQILHTNNLDIDTVLEVEDPSMVLASYKQGYWLPGYKLESSWAMAIHVCVMYNAVETALVLLQKGAAVNGMPNGKTPLHVACEVSNSDCVALLLAHGAKISKLSLSGHTPLHYCITRESVNCAKQLILKGAKVNMPGHNNEEDTPLHTAARFGVPELVSLYLAHGAAVDAVNSLQETPLITAAFWSFDAKEQIYSPDHHLVCRLLLDHKADPNLKEEDYKTALHKAAWNCDHVLMEMLLEAGADTRAMDINGCAPIQYLLKVTGVRPMAIPELCYQLLLNYNAARIYPPQFHKVLQSCHDYPGAVEIMVNSYEHLKPTKKWRTAIPDDCYKRHKEFYDSLFGVCTNTPRSLLHLARCAIRAGLGGFCERGVAQLPLPSTIKNVSLLRCCLIL; this comes from the exons ATGGAATTACAGAGGCCTTCCATTGTGGGTATGCTTGACTCCTTCATTATCACCATTTGTGCATTCTTTTCCAATTTCTTCTATGCTGTGTGGAGAGCATTAGTGTCTGAACTAGGTGGTTTAGCTGAGCCACATGTGGAACGAGGCCCTTCTCTCAGGGTGGTCATGGAGGAGCTGAGCCCCAGACAACTGGCTGTAAAGCAGCTGAAGCAACGCTTCTTGAAGGCCCTACAGGCCAACAACACTGAAGAGGTCCTCCAGATTCTCCACACCAACAATCTAGACATTGACACTGTGCTGGAGGTGGAGGACCCCAGCATGGTTCTGGCCTCCTACAAACAAG GATATTGGCTGCCAGGCTACAAACTGGAGAGTTCCTGGGCAATGGCTATTCATGTATGTGTGATGTACAATGCTGTGGAGACAGCACTGGTGCTCCTTCAGAAAGGTGCAGCTGTCAACGGTATGCCCAATGGGAAGACACCATTGCATGTGGCCTGTGAGGTCTCGAACAGCGATTGTGTGGCCTTGCTTTTAGCCCATGGGGCAAAGATCAGCAAACTGTCGCTAAGCGGACACACACCACTGCACTACTGCATCACCAGAGAGTCAGTGAACTGTGCCAAGCAGCTCATCCTCAAAG GTGCGAAAGTCAACATGCCCGGCCACAACAATGAGGAGGACACACCGTTACACACTGCTGCCAGATTTGGTGTCCCAGAGCTGGTGAGTCTCTATCTGGCCCACGGAGCAGCTGTGGATGCAGTCAATTCGCTCCAGGAGACGCCCTTAATAACTGCGGCCTTCTGGAGTTTTGATGCCAAAGAGCAAATCTACAGCCCAGATCACCATTTGGTCTGTCGCCTCCTGCTGGACCACAAAGCAG ATCCCAACCTCAAAGAAGAAGACTATAAAACAGCTCTTCACAAGGCAGCCTGGAACTGTGATCACGTCCTGATGGAGATGCTGCTTGAGGCTGGAGCAGATACACGAGCCATGGACATCAATGGCTGTGCTCCCATACAGTATCTCCTCAAAGTGACTGGTGTGAGGCCTATGGCTATACCTGAGCTGTGCTATCAGTTGCTGCTCAACTACAATGCAGCACGAATCTACCCACCCCAGTTCCACAAG GTGTTGCAGTCCTGTCATGACTACCCAGGAGCAGTAGAAATCATGGTGAACTCTTACGAACATTTAAAGCCAACAAAGAAGTGGAGAACTGCCATTCCTGATGACTGCTACAAG CGACATAAAGAATTCTATGACTCTCTGTTTGGCGTTTGCACCAACACTCCCCGCAGCCTGCTTCACCTTGCCAGATGTGCCATCAGAGCCGGCCTGGGTGGCTTCTGTGAGAGAGGTGTAGCACAGCTGCCTCTGCCATCTACCATTAAGAA TGTCTCTCTACTACGGTGCTGTCTCATACTTTAG
- the asb4 gene encoding ankyrin repeat and SOCS box protein 4 isoform X1 — protein sequence MELQRPSIVGMLDSFIITICAFFSNFFYAVWRALVSELGGLAEPHVERGPSLRVVMEELSPRQLAVKQLKQRFLKALQANNTEEVLQILHTNNLDIDTVLEVEDPSMVLASYKQGYWLPGYKLESSWAMAIHVCVMYNAVETALVLLQKGAAVNGMPNGKTPLHVACEVSNSDCVALLLAHGAKISKLSLSGHTPLHYCITRESVNCAKQLILKGAKVNMPGHNNEEDTPLHTAARFGVPELVSLYLAHGAAVDAVNSLQETPLITAAFWSFDAKEQIYSPDHHLVCRLLLDHKADPNLKEEDYKTALHKAAWNCDHVLMEMLLEAGADTRAMDINGCAPIQYLLKVTGVRPMAIPELCYQLLLNYNAARIYPPQFHKVLQSCHDYPGAVEIMVNSYEHLKPTKKWRTAIPDDCYKRHKEFYDSLFGVCTNTPRSLLHLARCAIRAGLGGFCERGVAQLPLPSTIKKGLGLERTEHIGV from the exons ATGGAATTACAGAGGCCTTCCATTGTGGGTATGCTTGACTCCTTCATTATCACCATTTGTGCATTCTTTTCCAATTTCTTCTATGCTGTGTGGAGAGCATTAGTGTCTGAACTAGGTGGTTTAGCTGAGCCACATGTGGAACGAGGCCCTTCTCTCAGGGTGGTCATGGAGGAGCTGAGCCCCAGACAACTGGCTGTAAAGCAGCTGAAGCAACGCTTCTTGAAGGCCCTACAGGCCAACAACACTGAAGAGGTCCTCCAGATTCTCCACACCAACAATCTAGACATTGACACTGTGCTGGAGGTGGAGGACCCCAGCATGGTTCTGGCCTCCTACAAACAAG GATATTGGCTGCCAGGCTACAAACTGGAGAGTTCCTGGGCAATGGCTATTCATGTATGTGTGATGTACAATGCTGTGGAGACAGCACTGGTGCTCCTTCAGAAAGGTGCAGCTGTCAACGGTATGCCCAATGGGAAGACACCATTGCATGTGGCCTGTGAGGTCTCGAACAGCGATTGTGTGGCCTTGCTTTTAGCCCATGGGGCAAAGATCAGCAAACTGTCGCTAAGCGGACACACACCACTGCACTACTGCATCACCAGAGAGTCAGTGAACTGTGCCAAGCAGCTCATCCTCAAAG GTGCGAAAGTCAACATGCCCGGCCACAACAATGAGGAGGACACACCGTTACACACTGCTGCCAGATTTGGTGTCCCAGAGCTGGTGAGTCTCTATCTGGCCCACGGAGCAGCTGTGGATGCAGTCAATTCGCTCCAGGAGACGCCCTTAATAACTGCGGCCTTCTGGAGTTTTGATGCCAAAGAGCAAATCTACAGCCCAGATCACCATTTGGTCTGTCGCCTCCTGCTGGACCACAAAGCAG ATCCCAACCTCAAAGAAGAAGACTATAAAACAGCTCTTCACAAGGCAGCCTGGAACTGTGATCACGTCCTGATGGAGATGCTGCTTGAGGCTGGAGCAGATACACGAGCCATGGACATCAATGGCTGTGCTCCCATACAGTATCTCCTCAAAGTGACTGGTGTGAGGCCTATGGCTATACCTGAGCTGTGCTATCAGTTGCTGCTCAACTACAATGCAGCACGAATCTACCCACCCCAGTTCCACAAG GTGTTGCAGTCCTGTCATGACTACCCAGGAGCAGTAGAAATCATGGTGAACTCTTACGAACATTTAAAGCCAACAAAGAAGTGGAGAACTGCCATTCCTGATGACTGCTACAAG CGACATAAAGAATTCTATGACTCTCTGTTTGGCGTTTGCACCAACACTCCCCGCAGCCTGCTTCACCTTGCCAGATGTGCCATCAGAGCCGGCCTGGGTGGCTTCTGTGAGAGAGGTGTAGCACAGCTGCCTCTGCCATCTACCATTAAGAA AGGCCTTGGTTTGGAGCGTACAGAGCATATTGGGGTGTAA